The following coding sequences lie in one Musa acuminata AAA Group cultivar baxijiao chromosome BXJ3-1, Cavendish_Baxijiao_AAA, whole genome shotgun sequence genomic window:
- the LOC103999054 gene encoding pentatricopeptide repeat-containing protein At5g12100, mitochondrial has translation MAKLVRHSLRRTPNPSRLSSLPLPPPPRRCFSSNEADILERRGEDIHGSIGGGGGGGGDQAEELLDKLRAQLRQKGCFHSSLSLCQTLILSHKPLVPPPSHLFRSLAGSFSHSHPLSHSAASLLVSAYASLNLPDEALDLVSFVAQESSHLFPCLRSCNLLLETLVSRKRYTDALSLFNRLVASPIRPDTYAYNKAIQSAVKSGDLDRAMELFHCMEKKDCLKPDAFTFNCLISCLCRERRLDGAQKMFEEMERRGITPTLITYNTMVDGYCKIGNLDAAFGVRDRMRASKLKPNLVTYNTLLSGLCCASRMDDVNSLLDEMRAAGFMPDGFTYSALFDGHSRSGDVEAALVLFEESVKKGVTIGVYTCSILLNRLCKYGKVAKAEEVLERLVEKGLVPTSVIFNTIVDGYCRIGDMEGAFEAMGRMESLGLKVECITYNSLVNGLCKLQRMAEAEGLIKEMVGKGVSPEVETYNPLIDAYAQACHFERCFDIFEEMKDMGLELNVVSYGSLVNGFCKQGMLVEAEALFQDMVSRGIRPNVQIYNILIDAYCIQEELQKAFELMEGMKKTGISPSIVTYNTLIKGLSLKGNLSEVQHLALRLRDEGLSPDAVTYTILISAYCNTSSTDKAIELYKEMEKLGLRPTLSTYHALISQTSLEGRMQDAENLFEEMLQKKLLPDRDIYSALMSGYANYGHQEKVVVLQKEMEQRGMLPVVR, from the coding sequence ATGGCGAAGCTCGTCCGCCACTCTCTCCGTCGAACCCCAAATCCCTCCCGCCTCTCCTCCCTTCCTCTTCCCCCTCCTCCTCGAAGatgtttctcttctaatgaagcaGATATCCTCGAACGCCGAGGAGAAGACATCCACGGCAgcatcggcggcggcggcggcggaggaggagaccAGGCAGAGGAACTATTGGATAAGTTGCGTGCACAGCTCCGGCAAAAGGGCTGCTTTCATTCCTCCCTATCACTCTGCCAAACCCTAATTCTCTCCCACAAGCCCCTCGTCCCCCCCCCCTCCCACCTCTTCCGATCCCTCGCCGGCTCCTTTTCCCATTCTCACCCGCTCTCCCACTCCGCTGCCAGCCTCCTCGTCTCCGCTTACGCTTCGCTTAACCTCCCTGACGAGGCCCTCGACCTCGTCTCCTTCGTCGCCCAGGAAAGCTCCCACCTGTTCCCCTGTCTCCGTTCGTGCAATCTCCTGCTTGAGACCCTTGTATCGCGCAAGCGGTACACCGATGCCTTGTCTCTCTTCAACCGGTTGGTCGCCTCTCCAATTCGCCCGGACACCTACGCCTACAATAAGGCCATCCAGTCGGCTGTCAAATCCGGAGATCTGGATAGAGCGATGGAGTTATTTCATTGCATGGAGAAGAAGGATTGCCTAAAGCCGGATGCTTTCACCTTCAATTGCCTGATATCGTGCCTGTGCAGGGAGCGGCGCCTGGATGGTGCTCAGAAGATGTTTGAAGAAATGGAGAGGAGGGGAATCACACCAACCCTCATCACATATAATACGATGGTTGATGGGTATTGTAAAATTGGGAATTTGGATGCTGCTTTTGGTGTGCGGGATCGGATGCGGGCTTCGAAATTGAAGCCAAACCTTGTCACGTATAATACCTTGCTATCGGGGCTTTGTTGTGCCAGCCGGATGGATGACGTAAATTCCTTGTTGGATGAGATGAGAGCAGCTGGTTTCATGCCTGATGGATTTACGTACAGTGCTCTCTTTGATGGCCACTCGAGAAGTGGCGATGTGGAAGCCGCATTGGTTTTATTCGAGGAGTCAGTTAAAAAGGGTGTAACAATAGGAGTGTACACTTGCAGTATATTGTTGAATAGACTTTGCAAGTATGGAAAAGTTGCCAAAGCAGAAGAGGTCTTGGAGAGACTAGTAGAAAAAGGCTTGGTCCCAACCAGTGTGATCTTTAATACGATTGTTGATGGATATTGTCGCATAGGAGATATGGAAGGAGCCTTTGAGGCCATGGGCCGGATGGAGTCACTTGGATTGAAAGTCGAATGCATCACTTACAATTCACTGGTAAATGGGCTGTGCAAATTGCAAAGGATGGCTGAGGCAGAGGGGTTGATCAAGGAGATGGTAGGGAAGGGAGTGTCACCAGAAGTGGAGACATATAATCCACTCATCGATGCTTATGCGCAAGCTTGTCACTTTGAGAGGTGCTTCGACATTTTTGAGGAGATGAAGGATATGGGGCTGGAATTGAATGTTGTGTCTTATGGATCGCTGGTCAATGGTTTCTGCAAACAAGGCATGCTTGTGGAAGCAGAAGCACTCTTCCAAGACATGGTATCAAGAGGTATTCGACCAAATGTGCAGATATACAACATTCTAATTGATGCATATTGTATACAGGAAGAGTTGCAAAAGGCTTTTGAACTGATGGAGGGAATGAAGAAAACTGGGATATCTCCTAGTATTGTGACTTATAATACTCTAATAAAAGGTCTGTCTCTCAAAGGAAATCTATCAGAAGTTCAACACTTGGCCCTCAGGTTAAGAGATGAAGGTTTAAGCCCTGATGCAGTTACGTACACCATTCTTATATCTGCCTATTGTAATACCAGCTCTACTGATAAAGCTATTGAGCTTTACAAAGAGATGGAGAAGCTAGGCCTCAGACCAACCTTGTCTACTTATCATGCCTTGATTAGTCAGACGAGCTTAGAAGGAAGGATGCAAGATGCTGAGAATTTATTTGAAGAAATGCTACAGAAGAAACTGCTTCCTGATAGGGATATCTATAGTGCACTAATGTCTGGTTATGCTAATTATGGACATCAAGAAAAGGTAGTTGTTTTACAGAAAGAGATGGAACAGAGGGGAATGTTACCTGTTGTAAGGTAA